CTCTGGCTCGGCTTCCACAAATGCAGTCAGGATGAATATCTCGACATGATCACCGGTTATGCGACCCATTATGACCTGAAGATCAATCCGGACGAACTGCGCGCCGAAGCTCTGGAATGGTCAACCACACGCGGCGCCCGGTCCGGACGCGTCGCCTGGCAATTCATCCAGGATCTTGCCGGACGTCTGGGACAGACCCTCTGAGACACGGCGCGCAGCCACAACGAAAAAAGGCCGGCGTTATCAACGCTGGCCTTTTTTGCACTTTTGCCTGGAGGGCAATTATTCGAGATAGCCCATCGGATCGACCGGTGAGGCGTTCTTGCGGACTTCGAAATGCAACCGCGGGGTCTTCGCCACGCCGGTCATGCCGGAACTTGCGATCACCTGACCGCGCCCGACCTTGTCACCACGATTGACATTGAGCGTATTGGCGTGCGCGTAAACCGTTACCAGCCCGTCATCGTGGCGGATCAGCACGGTTTTGCCGTACTCCTTCAGGCCATCGCCGGAGTAGATCACCACCCCGTTTTCAGCAGCCTTGATCGGCGTCCCCGTCGGCATGGAAATGTCGATACCGTCGTTACGCTTGCCGTTTTCGTTCTTTGCGTAGCCGGTGATGACCTGGCCGCGGGCCGGCCAGCGGAACTTGTCGATACCGGTCGCGGCAGGTGCGATCGAGGCCACATCTGCATTGGTTTTTGCGGCCACACCGTCCTGCGCCTTCTGGGTCGGCGGCGTATAGGCCTTTGGCGTCGAATCCTGCTTCACCGAAGCCGTCACCGTTGTATCGACTGCGCCCGAACCCTTGCCCGGAATAGCCAGCGTCTGGCCGATTCGGATATTCGAACCCGAAAGGCCGTTGGCGGCTTTCAAAGCGTCAACGCTTACCCCGTGATTGCGGGCGATCTTCGACAGAGTGTCGCCGCCCTTGACGGCATAGACACCAGCTGACGAGGAATTGCCGCCCGACGCCGCAGTTTTCTCGGTCACCGGCTGTGAAGCGGACTGAGATTCGGCGTTCTCGGGGTTGCGCAGCGACGGTGCTGACGGCAGCACGGCGACATCGCGCCGCGGGGCCGGTGTGGGCAGCGGAATCTTGTCCTGGCTCGCTTCGCCACGCAGTCCGGCACCGGATTTGGAGGCGCGGGTCTTGGGATTGCTGTCCGGTGCGGACACCGGCGCCTGACGCGAATACACATACACCGGGATCAACAACTGCTGACCGGCAGATACGCGCGAAGGGTCGCTGATGCCATTGGCCTTGATGATCTCGCTGGCCGGTACGCCATAGCGCTTGGACAGGTTATAAATGGTTTCGCCCGGACCCATTGTGATGCGGGTTGCACCCGTGGTTGTCCAGCCAGCATCGCGCGATGCTGTGCCGGTGACAATCGGATCCGGCGCCATTACCGGCTCAGCATTGTTGCTGAAGGTCGAGCTTGGCTGCACCGACGCGCTCAACTGTGCCGGACGTTCCGGGAAAGGCTGCGCCGCTACCGACGGCGCGACAGCGGCCACGCGTTGCGGCGCCGGTGTTGTAACCGCGGCTGTGCGGGTTGGCGCTGCAAGAGCCGGCAGAACCGCGGGCTGGCGCTTCGGCAGAACCGAACGCGCAATATCCTTGGTCCGCTGAACACCATTGCCGATCAGGCTCGAAGGCGACGTAGTCTGCCGAACCACGGATCCGGTAACCGAACCGGTCGCGGTCGGGTCATAGCTCGCCTGGGCCGGCGCCCGGTAATCGCCCGGAAATGCCTGTGAAACTGTATTTGGTGCTTGGGGATAGGCCGATGCCTGCGCGGATCCGGAGGCAACGGCGCCTGGAGGAATCGGCGCACCCATCGGCGCCAGCGAAGCCGAAGA
This DNA window, taken from Hoeflea algicola, encodes the following:
- a CDS encoding peptidoglycan DD-metalloendopeptidase family protein, with the translated sequence MRLRQTVVSGTSVTRMLGVALLASSAAACSSDANRFAYKNADQLYTASVPQPSSASLAPMGAPIPPGAVASGSAQASAYPQAPNTVSQAFPGDYRAPAQASYDPTATGSVTGSVVRQTTSPSSLIGNGVQRTKDIARSVLPKRQPAVLPALAAPTRTAAVTTPAPQRVAAVAPSVAAQPFPERPAQLSASVQPSSTFSNNAEPVMAPDPIVTGTASRDAGWTTTGATRITMGPGETIYNLSKRYGVPASEIIKANGISDPSRVSAGQQLLIPVYVYSRQAPVSAPDSNPKTRASKSGAGLRGEASQDKIPLPTPAPRRDVAVLPSAPSLRNPENAESQSASQPVTEKTAASGGNSSSAGVYAVKGGDTLSKIARNHGVSVDALKAANGLSGSNIRIGQTLAIPGKGSGAVDTTVTASVKQDSTPKAYTPPTQKAQDGVAAKTNADVASIAPAATGIDKFRWPARGQVITGYAKNENGKRNDGIDISMPTGTPIKAAENGVVIYSGDGLKEYGKTVLIRHDDGLVTVYAHANTLNVNRGDKVGRGQVIASSGMTGVAKTPRLHFEVRKNASPVDPMGYLE